In a genomic window of Variovorax paradoxus:
- a CDS encoding beta-lactamase family protein, whose product MSTDFAAVIADITGSGEVTGASFALWDGGQMHQAVGGLRNSVTGDPVTLDTLMHIGSITKVLNATLFMQLVDDGLIELDDLVSKHLPELRLGEPEALSKITCRMLINHTNGIDYDCPAYRGFDEQRIDDAIEDCASKQQLHPPGEATAYSNIGTVIAGHIAQKLRGEGWYSLIKSRVFEPLGLHHSLADITELPRFRVSVGDQVNEEGKLVQSTKPFLPLSFAPAGATVMMTATDLVTFARALINGGVGPNGVRILSEASASLMAEETTGFISPHTWRVGLGWMILSGGVLFHGGGGPGVCSSLYAHPESGKAFALLTNCSKYGVFDTRLIDPILEGWGSTVEPLAPVEGEVELAPYEGSFENQLFRFDIYREGSELLARMVARQDVYEVDNAQAPVFQLKRVGDHLFQMKLNGVAHPFPMAFVNPDATGKMQRLGSMVRIFNRVS is encoded by the coding sequence ATGAGCACCGATTTCGCCGCCGTTATCGCAGACATCACGGGAAGTGGAGAAGTGACTGGCGCATCCTTCGCCCTATGGGATGGCGGTCAGATGCACCAAGCTGTTGGCGGCCTGCGCAACAGCGTGACCGGTGATCCGGTAACGCTCGACACGCTGATGCACATCGGGTCCATCACCAAGGTGCTGAACGCTACCCTTTTCATGCAGTTGGTCGATGATGGGCTGATTGAGCTCGACGATCTCGTGAGCAAGCATCTGCCCGAATTGCGACTGGGCGAGCCGGAAGCTCTTTCTAAGATTACCTGCCGGATGCTCATCAACCACACCAATGGCATCGACTATGACTGCCCAGCCTACCGAGGTTTCGACGAACAGCGCATCGACGATGCGATCGAGGATTGCGCGTCCAAGCAGCAGCTTCACCCGCCGGGCGAAGCGACGGCCTATTCGAATATCGGCACGGTCATCGCCGGCCACATCGCACAGAAGCTTCGGGGCGAGGGCTGGTACAGTCTGATCAAGTCGCGCGTTTTCGAGCCGCTCGGTCTTCATCATTCGTTGGCCGACATTACCGAACTTCCGCGGTTCCGCGTCAGCGTTGGTGATCAGGTCAATGAAGAGGGCAAGCTCGTTCAGAGCACCAAGCCGTTCCTGCCGTTGAGCTTTGCCCCGGCTGGGGCCACGGTCATGATGACGGCGACCGATCTCGTGACGTTCGCTCGCGCATTGATCAACGGCGGCGTTGGTCCCAACGGGGTTCGTATCCTGTCGGAAGCTAGCGCATCTCTCATGGCCGAGGAGACGACTGGGTTCATCTCCCCTCACACGTGGCGCGTGGGCCTGGGCTGGATGATACTGTCTGGGGGCGTGCTTTTTCACGGTGGGGGCGGCCCCGGCGTCTGTTCCTCGCTCTACGCCCATCCTGAAAGTGGTAAGGCGTTCGCTCTTCTCACCAACTGTTCGAAGTATGGAGTCTTCGATACCCGGCTCATTGATCCGATCCTTGAGGGCTGGGGTTCGACGGTGGAACCTCTGGCACCGGTCGAAGGGGAGGTGGAACTCGCGCCTTACGAGGGAAGTTTCGAGAACCAGCTTTTTCGGTTCGATATCTATCGCGAAGGCAGCGAGCTGCTGGCCAGGATGGTTGCGAGGCAAGACGTCTATGAAGTCGACAACGCACAGGCGCCGGTCTTCCAGCTGAAGCGTGTTGGCGACCACCTCTTCCAGATGAAGCTCAACGGTGTGGCGCATCCGTTTCCCATGGCCTTTGTCAACCCTGACGCAACGGGGAAGATGCAGCGTCTGGGATCGATGGTTCGAATCTTCAACCGCGTGTCCTGA
- a CDS encoding S9 family peptidase, whose translation MQGDFRDHRLYIEAERLTNAWLRPGSGEASSLIQLSASPDGSRAAAAAVVCEALEGLPSTRIALIELDSGAIEIVTYGPHSDSCPQWSPDGRSIAFLSDREQAHVNRLRILDVGSRTDRACPEVDGFVESAQWSADGRFVLLCVAGFGSDLAGAQGAVALNQHREDQTQADWAPVVEGAPEASPWRSAWIYDVAAERMRRITWPGVNVWQASWAGPDHIVALCSDQPEETWWYSADVRLVGVVDGHVQTLFKPKDQLNCVVAAPSGRTVAVIEAVCSDRNLVAGDLRLIDVASASVTRPATLGADVTQLIWRDEDTLLLGASQGPDHVVGLYERRTGAVRELWRDSLRQPCGSIFPEIAPLGRKHEDFLFLVESFFDAPMLIAFEDGSERSIRDFGTPELDTLVKALEVGAQDFVWTAPDGLALHGWLLTPRGVGPHPLVMQVHGGPVWHVRPQYLGRSALQQLALAAGYALFLPNPRGSSGRGQNFARLVFGDMGGADTYDYLSALDALESQGVIDPERIGVMGNSYGGYITSWLITQDQRFAAAVPMAPVTHWVSQHLTCNVPTFCQLFLRDKLDDPQGQYFTRSPIHYAERVRTPTLHICGALDKITPAGQALEFHRALQLGATVESVLLTYPKEGHGIRHMPAIFDFTARVVSWFQKHMPGNSNRPNDLDTF comes from the coding sequence GTGCAGGGCGATTTTCGTGATCATCGGCTTTACATCGAAGCCGAGCGGCTGACAAACGCATGGTTGCGACCTGGCAGCGGAGAGGCATCCAGCCTGATCCAACTGTCGGCGAGCCCTGACGGCTCCAGAGCCGCCGCCGCCGCTGTGGTTTGCGAGGCACTCGAAGGGCTACCGTCGACTCGGATCGCGCTGATCGAACTCGACTCCGGTGCCATCGAGATTGTCACGTATGGTCCGCACTCGGACAGTTGCCCTCAGTGGTCGCCCGATGGCCGCTCTATCGCATTCCTGTCGGATCGAGAGCAGGCGCATGTGAACAGGTTGCGCATCCTCGATGTGGGGAGCCGCACTGATCGTGCCTGCCCGGAGGTCGACGGTTTCGTCGAATCGGCGCAATGGTCTGCCGACGGCAGGTTTGTACTGCTGTGTGTTGCCGGCTTCGGATCCGATCTTGCTGGGGCGCAGGGCGCTGTCGCGCTTAACCAACATCGTGAGGACCAAACACAAGCCGACTGGGCGCCTGTGGTCGAAGGCGCGCCAGAGGCGTCACCCTGGCGCAGCGCATGGATCTATGACGTCGCGGCGGAGCGTATGCGTCGAATCACTTGGCCTGGCGTCAATGTCTGGCAGGCGAGTTGGGCCGGTCCCGACCACATCGTCGCGCTCTGCTCAGATCAGCCGGAAGAAACTTGGTGGTATTCGGCCGACGTTCGCCTGGTAGGGGTCGTAGACGGTCACGTCCAAACCTTGTTCAAGCCCAAGGACCAGCTCAATTGCGTTGTTGCGGCGCCGTCTGGCCGTACGGTCGCAGTGATCGAGGCTGTCTGCAGCGACCGAAACCTCGTTGCCGGTGATCTGCGACTGATCGACGTCGCGAGCGCATCGGTCACGCGGCCAGCGACGCTCGGTGCCGATGTCACTCAGCTGATCTGGCGTGACGAGGACACCCTGCTTCTCGGTGCTTCTCAAGGACCCGACCATGTCGTCGGTCTGTACGAGCGACGTACTGGCGCGGTACGCGAGTTGTGGCGCGACAGCCTGCGCCAGCCGTGCGGCTCGATTTTTCCGGAGATAGCGCCGCTCGGGCGCAAGCACGAGGATTTTCTGTTTCTCGTCGAATCCTTCTTCGATGCGCCAATGTTGATTGCCTTCGAAGATGGTAGCGAACGCTCGATCCGCGACTTCGGAACGCCCGAACTCGATACGCTCGTCAAGGCGCTCGAGGTTGGCGCGCAAGACTTCGTCTGGACGGCGCCTGACGGGCTGGCACTGCACGGCTGGCTACTCACTCCCAGGGGCGTCGGGCCTCATCCCCTCGTCATGCAGGTCCACGGCGGTCCTGTCTGGCATGTCCGTCCCCAATATCTGGGTCGCTCGGCGCTCCAGCAGCTCGCCCTCGCAGCGGGATATGCACTGTTCCTTCCAAATCCGCGCGGATCCAGCGGGCGCGGTCAGAACTTCGCTCGTCTAGTGTTCGGCGACATGGGAGGAGCCGATACCTACGACTATCTGTCGGCCCTCGATGCGCTCGAATCTCAGGGCGTGATCGATCCCGAGAGGATTGGCGTCATGGGCAACAGCTATGGCGGGTACATCACATCCTGGCTCATCACCCAAGACCAGCGCTTCGCCGCGGCCGTGCCGATGGCACCGGTCACCCACTGGGTCAGCCAGCACTTGACCTGCAACGTGCCAACTTTCTGCCAACTCTTTCTCAGAGACAAGCTTGATGACCCGCAAGGCCAGTACTTCACGCGCAGCCCGATCCACTACGCCGAGCGCGTGAGAACGCCGACGTTGCACATCTGCGGCGCGCTTGACAAGATCACTCCCGCTGGCCAAGCGCTGGAGTTTCATCGAGCGTTGCAACTGGGCGCCACTGTGGAGAGCGTGCTGCTTACTTACCCGAAGGAAGGCCATGGCATCCGTCACATGCCGGCAATTTTCGACTTTACTGCGCGGGTCGTGTCCTGGTTCCAAAAGCACATGCCGGGGAATTCGAACCGGCCGAACGACCTGGATACTTTCTAG
- a CDS encoding DUF308 domain-containing protein: MNPTAFQSLTSTPQNHWLKRYYFARAAFSVAWVAAAFTIGKQSSMAAALLLVIYPAWDAVATLADAQRSGGLRNNPTQKTNVAVSALATVAVAITLGWSMYAVLGVFGAWAIFSGALQLATAAHRWKSYGAQWPMILSGAQSMLAGGFLIYQADGTKSPSIADVAPYAAFGAFYFLISAISLAISDARRK; the protein is encoded by the coding sequence ATGAACCCAACCGCATTCCAATCCTTGACGTCCACACCACAAAACCACTGGCTGAAGCGCTACTATTTTGCAAGGGCCGCATTCTCTGTGGCTTGGGTTGCAGCTGCGTTCACCATCGGCAAGCAATCCTCGATGGCTGCCGCGCTGCTCCTCGTGATTTATCCGGCATGGGACGCGGTCGCCACCTTGGCTGATGCTCAGCGCAGCGGCGGGCTGCGGAACAATCCCACCCAAAAGACCAATGTTGCCGTCAGTGCCCTTGCGACTGTGGCCGTCGCGATCACCCTCGGATGGAGCATGTATGCCGTCCTCGGCGTATTCGGTGCTTGGGCTATATTCTCCGGGGCTCTTCAACTAGCCACCGCAGCGCATCGATGGAAGTCGTATGGCGCCCAGTGGCCCATGATTCTTAGTGGCGCGCAATCCATGCTTGCAGGCGGCTTCCTCATCTATCAGGCCGATGGGACGAAGTCACCCTCCATTGCTGATGTTGCCCCTTATGCCGCCTTCGGTGCGTTCTACTTTCTGATCTCGGCGATCTCCCTTGCGATCTCGGACGCACGGCGAAAGTGA
- a CDS encoding molybdopterin-binding protein, translated as MTRLPSRRNFLMGLASGAGAFALSGCDRLAEDTGVDAVLRHTEKLTLASQRVLVSRKALAREYAEADISPVFRANGTQMPDSTEYARLLEGEFKDWRLQVDGLVRRPGSLSLAELKRLPSRTQITRHDCVEGWSAIGKWEGVPLAYVLDAAGLKPGARYVVLHCADDLEKALDGSGRYYESIDLIDAYHPQTILAYGMNGENLPVAHGAPLRLRVERQLGYKHAKYLMRIEVVDSYGALYGGKGGFWEDRGYEWYAGI; from the coding sequence ATGACACGACTCCCTTCGCGCCGAAATTTCCTGATGGGGTTGGCCTCCGGAGCAGGTGCTTTTGCATTGAGCGGCTGCGACCGCCTGGCTGAAGACACAGGTGTGGACGCTGTGCTTCGTCATACCGAAAAGCTGACGCTGGCGAGCCAGAGAGTTCTTGTTTCCAGAAAAGCACTGGCACGAGAATATGCGGAAGCAGACATCTCGCCTGTGTTTCGCGCCAACGGCACTCAGATGCCAGACTCGACTGAGTACGCCCGCCTCCTCGAAGGAGAGTTCAAGGACTGGCGGCTTCAGGTAGACGGCTTGGTTCGACGCCCTGGAAGCCTGTCTCTCGCCGAGTTGAAACGTTTGCCCTCACGAACTCAGATCACGCGCCACGACTGCGTCGAAGGATGGAGCGCCATTGGCAAGTGGGAGGGCGTACCTCTTGCGTACGTCCTGGACGCCGCAGGCCTAAAACCGGGAGCTCGCTATGTGGTGCTCCACTGTGCGGACGACCTGGAAAAAGCGCTTGACGGCAGCGGTCGATATTACGAAAGCATTGACCTGATCGATGCCTATCACCCTCAGACGATCTTGGCCTATGGCATGAACGGCGAAAATCTACCTGTTGCGCATGGCGCGCCCCTCAGGTTAAGGGTAGAACGCCAACTGGGCTACAAGCATGCGAAGTACCTGATGCGCATCGAGGTTGTGGACTCGTACGGAGCTCTGTATGGTGGCAAAGGAGGATTTTGGGAGGACCGCGGCTATGAATGGTACGCTGGAATTTGA
- a CDS encoding cytochrome b/b6 domain-containing protein, with translation MTDSSPLPSPAATQSREPRRFMHRHSATVRMTHWLNALCLSFLLLSGLQIFNAHPRLYWGKYGADSDAAFIAIDSRQTVSAPRGFLQVGPMQLDTTGFLGVSNENGSNTARAFPAWLTIPSYHDLGAGRRWHFFFAWLLVLNGLIYLAHGLWRGHFRRDLLPSKAQLAPRHLWQEILDHAALRFARGETARRYNALQKLSYIAVVFGLLPLMVLTGLTMSPGLDAAFHVLPDSFGGRPSARTIHFITAFLLVSFVAVHVAMVIASGLWNNLRSMLTGRYAIAEDGLKK, from the coding sequence ATGACCGATTCATCTCCCCTCCCCTCTCCCGCGGCGACGCAGAGCCGTGAGCCTCGACGCTTCATGCACCGCCATTCCGCGACTGTTCGCATGACGCATTGGCTTAACGCGTTGTGCCTCTCGTTTCTGCTGCTGAGCGGATTGCAAATCTTCAATGCGCATCCGCGGCTGTATTGGGGAAAGTACGGCGCGGATTCCGATGCCGCCTTCATCGCAATCGATAGTAGGCAGACGGTAAGCGCGCCTCGAGGATTTCTCCAGGTCGGCCCGATGCAACTTGACACCACCGGCTTCCTAGGCGTTTCGAACGAAAACGGGAGTAACACCGCAAGAGCCTTTCCCGCTTGGCTCACCATTCCCTCCTACCACGATCTCGGAGCCGGCAGGCGCTGGCATTTCTTCTTCGCGTGGCTGCTTGTACTCAACGGCTTGATCTACCTGGCCCATGGTCTATGGCGCGGGCATTTCCGCCGTGATCTTCTGCCGAGCAAAGCCCAGCTTGCCCCACGCCACTTGTGGCAGGAGATTCTCGACCATGCCGCTCTACGCTTCGCACGCGGTGAAACGGCACGGCGATACAACGCGCTCCAAAAGCTCAGCTACATCGCGGTGGTGTTTGGCTTGCTTCCACTGATGGTGCTGACGGGGCTGACGATGTCACCCGGCCTCGATGCCGCCTTCCACGTCCTACCCGACTCATTTGGCGGGCGCCCCTCCGCTCGAACCATTCACTTCATTACTGCATTCTTGCTAGTGTCTTTTGTCGCCGTGCATGTCGCAATGGTGATCGCTTCGGGTCTCTGGAACAACCTGCGCTCCATGTTGACTGGTCGGTACGCCATTGCCGAGGATGGATTGAAAAAATGA
- a CDS encoding TetR/AcrR family transcriptional regulator, which produces MDVPELSPKAAEIAACAQALLATKGYNGFSYADISEAVHISKASIHHHFPSKSELVQTVLRRYRKQGRVGLAALTKQVPDPLARIHAYTGYWETCIRDGSAPFCICAMLGSELPAIPQEVADEVRGHFFDLTGWLADVLKEGAARGIFKLRSDAESEAMALMATVHGGMLAARVYGDADAFATVVQQGVKQLLAPAAQH; this is translated from the coding sequence ATGGACGTACCCGAACTCTCCCCCAAGGCAGCCGAAATCGCTGCGTGCGCGCAGGCGCTCTTGGCAACCAAGGGGTACAACGGCTTCAGCTATGCCGACATTTCGGAGGCAGTGCACATCAGCAAGGCGAGCATTCATCATCATTTCCCCAGCAAGTCCGAGCTCGTACAAACGGTACTACGGCGGTATCGTAAGCAGGGCCGCGTTGGCTTGGCAGCTTTGACCAAGCAGGTCCCCGACCCACTTGCTCGAATTCATGCGTACACCGGCTACTGGGAGACGTGCATCCGCGACGGAAGTGCCCCTTTTTGCATCTGTGCGATGCTCGGTTCGGAGCTCCCTGCGATCCCCCAAGAAGTTGCCGATGAGGTCAGGGGGCATTTTTTCGACCTCACAGGGTGGTTGGCGGACGTCTTGAAGGAAGGTGCCGCCCGCGGGATTTTCAAACTTCGAAGTGACGCGGAGTCCGAGGCCATGGCCCTCATGGCCACGGTGCACGGGGGGATGTTGGCGGCCCGGGTGTACGGCGACGCCGATGCGTTCGCAACCGTGGTGCAGCAAGGCGTGAAGCAGTTGCTGGCGCCGGCCGCTCAACACTGA
- a CDS encoding RidA family protein, with translation MNAYERMRRLGIVPPPPPSPMPAFVPFVLAGSLIFLSGHFAKRKGAPWTGQIGSDLDTAEGDLAARSVAVDLVYTLHEATGDLNRIARIVKIAGYVNSAPDFLEHQVVINGASEILEEILACKGPHTCSTFGVQQLPMGACVEIELVAELI, from the coding sequence ATGAATGCCTACGAACGAATGAGGAGGCTCGGTATTGTCCCGCCTCCTCCACCATCTCCCATGCCCGCATTTGTTCCCTTCGTACTGGCCGGAAGCCTGATATTTTTATCCGGACATTTTGCGAAGAGGAAAGGAGCTCCCTGGACCGGCCAAATCGGCTCGGACTTGGACACCGCCGAAGGGGACTTGGCCGCACGCTCGGTTGCAGTCGACTTGGTCTACACACTGCATGAGGCTACAGGAGACCTCAATAGAATAGCACGCATCGTCAAGATCGCGGGCTATGTCAACTCGGCTCCAGATTTCCTGGAACACCAAGTCGTGATCAATGGCGCAAGCGAAATCCTCGAAGAAATCTTGGCCTGCAAGGGTCCGCATACATGCAGCACTTTCGGCGTGCAGCAACTCCCCATGGGAGCGTGTGTCGAGATTGAGTTGGTTGCAGAGCTGATCTGA
- a CDS encoding ABC transporter ATP-binding protein, which translates to MQTQEEVAAGASQRKAAGKVLLKVSGLKVGYGGIQAVKGVDFEVREGELVSLIGSNGAGKTTTMKAITGTLPAGAGDIEFLGRSIKGRGAWDLVGEGLVMVPEGRGVFTRMTITENLQIGAYIRKDKAGIASDMERVFVTFPRLRERKDQLAGTMSGGEQQMLAMGRALMARPKVLLLDEPTMGLSPIMCDKIFEVVQAVAAQGVTILLVEQNANRALQLADRGYVMESGLITMSGDAKGLLSDPKVRAAYLGE; encoded by the coding sequence GTGCAAACCCAAGAGGAAGTCGCGGCGGGCGCTTCGCAGCGCAAGGCCGCTGGCAAGGTGTTGCTCAAGGTCAGCGGCCTGAAGGTGGGCTACGGCGGCATCCAGGCCGTCAAGGGCGTGGACTTCGAGGTGCGCGAGGGCGAGCTGGTCTCGCTGATCGGCTCCAACGGCGCCGGCAAGACCACCACCATGAAGGCAATCACCGGCACGCTGCCCGCGGGCGCGGGCGACATCGAGTTCCTGGGCCGCAGCATCAAGGGCCGCGGCGCCTGGGACCTGGTGGGCGAGGGCCTGGTGATGGTGCCCGAGGGCCGCGGCGTGTTCACGCGCATGACGATCACCGAGAACCTGCAGATCGGCGCCTACATCCGCAAGGACAAGGCCGGCATCGCGAGCGACATGGAGCGCGTGTTCGTGACCTTCCCGCGGCTGCGCGAGCGCAAGGACCAGTTGGCCGGCACCATGTCGGGCGGCGAGCAGCAGATGCTGGCCATGGGCCGCGCGCTGATGGCGCGTCCCAAGGTGCTGCTGCTGGACGAACCCACCATGGGCCTGTCGCCGATCATGTGCGACAAGATCTTCGAGGTGGTGCAGGCCGTGGCCGCGCAGGGCGTGACCATCCTGCTGGTCGAGCAGAACGCCAATCGCGCGCTGCAGCTGGCCGACCGCGGCTACGTGATGGAGTCGGGCCTGATCACCATGTCGGGCGATGCCAAGGGGCTGCTGAGCGATCCGAAGGTGCGTGCGGCGTACCTGGGTGAATGA
- a CDS encoding ABC transporter ATP-binding protein, with amino-acid sequence MSKADTILDVRGISKRFGGLQALSDVGITIQRGQVYGLIGPNGAGKTTFFNVITGLYTPDSGSFELAGKPYQPTAVHEVAKAGIARTFQNIRLFAEMTALENVMVGRHIRTRSGVVGAMLRTSSFKAEEKAIAQRAQELLDYVGIGKFADYKARTLSYGDQRRLEIARALATDPQLIALDEPAAGMNMTEKVQLRELIDRIRRDDRTILIIEHDVKLIMGLCDRVTVLDYGKQIAEGTPADVQKNEKVIEAYLGTGGH; translated from the coding sequence ATGAGCAAGGCAGACACCATCCTCGACGTTCGCGGCATCTCCAAGCGCTTCGGCGGCCTGCAGGCCCTGTCCGACGTCGGCATCACCATCCAGCGCGGCCAGGTCTATGGCCTGATCGGCCCTAACGGCGCCGGCAAGACCACCTTCTTCAACGTCATCACCGGGCTCTACACGCCCGACAGCGGCAGCTTCGAGCTCGCCGGCAAGCCCTACCAGCCCACGGCCGTGCACGAGGTGGCCAAGGCCGGCATCGCGCGCACCTTCCAGAACATCCGCCTGTTCGCCGAGATGACGGCGCTCGAGAACGTGATGGTCGGTCGCCACATCCGCACCCGCTCCGGCGTGGTCGGCGCGATGCTGCGCACCAGTTCCTTCAAGGCCGAAGAGAAAGCCATTGCGCAACGCGCGCAGGAACTGCTCGACTACGTGGGCATCGGCAAGTTCGCCGACTACAAGGCGCGCACCCTGAGCTACGGCGACCAGCGCCGCCTGGAGATCGCGCGCGCCCTGGCCACCGACCCGCAGCTCATCGCGCTGGACGAGCCCGCGGCCGGCATGAACATGACCGAGAAGGTCCAGCTGCGCGAGCTGATCGACCGCATCCGCCGCGACGACCGCACGATCCTGATCATCGAGCACGACGTGAAGCTGATCATGGGCCTGTGCGATCGCGTCACGGTGCTCGACTACGGCAAGCAGATCGCCGAAGGCACGCCGGCGGACGTACAGAAGAACGAAAAGGTGATCGAGGCTTACCTCGGCACCGGAGGACATTGA
- a CDS encoding ABC transporter ATP-binding protein, protein MKNSKNLALYLVGVIAVLALPLLLQSQGNAWVRIADIALLYVLLALGLNIVVGYAGLLDLGYVAFFAVGAYLYALMGSGHLSETFEWFKATFPNGLHTSLLIVIPLAFVFAALLGVLLGAPTLKLRGDYLAIVTLGFGEIIRVFLNNLDQPINITNGPKGITSIDSIKFWGLDLGKAWKFDGFTISSVTLYYYLFLALVVVTIVISHRLQVSRIGRAWMAIREDEIAAKAMGINTRNMKLLAFGMGASFGGVSGSMFAAFQGFVSPESFSLMESVMIVAMVVLGGIGHLPGVILGAVLLAALPEVLRYVAGPLQALTDGRLDASILRQLFIALAMIVIMLVRPRGLWPSPEHGKTLQRKGGVPVDPAHAAVAPGSLQTHAPGVDTPADELPGAASRPMSINP, encoded by the coding sequence ATGAAGAACAGCAAGAACCTCGCGCTCTACCTGGTCGGCGTCATCGCCGTGCTCGCGCTGCCGCTGCTGCTGCAAAGCCAGGGCAACGCCTGGGTGCGCATCGCCGACATCGCACTGCTCTACGTGCTGCTCGCACTGGGCCTGAACATCGTGGTCGGCTACGCCGGCCTGCTCGACCTGGGCTACGTCGCCTTCTTCGCGGTCGGCGCCTACCTCTACGCCCTCATGGGCTCGGGCCACCTGTCGGAGACCTTCGAGTGGTTCAAGGCCACCTTCCCGAACGGCCTGCACACCTCGCTGCTGATCGTGATACCGCTGGCCTTCGTGTTCGCGGCGCTGCTCGGCGTGCTGCTGGGGGCGCCCACGCTGAAGCTGCGCGGCGACTACCTCGCGATCGTCACGCTGGGCTTCGGTGAAATCATCCGCGTGTTCCTGAACAACCTCGACCAGCCGATCAACATCACGAACGGTCCCAAGGGCATCACCTCGATCGACTCGATCAAGTTCTGGGGCCTGGACCTGGGCAAGGCCTGGAAGTTCGACGGCTTCACCATCTCCTCGGTCACGCTGTACTACTACCTGTTCCTCGCACTGGTGGTGGTCACCATCGTGATCTCGCACCGCCTGCAGGTCTCGCGCATCGGCCGCGCCTGGATGGCGATCCGCGAGGACGAGATCGCCGCCAAGGCGATGGGCATCAACACCCGCAACATGAAGCTGCTGGCCTTCGGCATGGGCGCGAGCTTCGGCGGCGTGTCGGGTTCCATGTTCGCGGCCTTCCAGGGCTTCGTCTCGCCCGAGTCGTTCAGCCTCATGGAGTCGGTGATGATCGTCGCCATGGTCGTGCTCGGCGGCATCGGCCACCTGCCCGGCGTGATCCTGGGTGCCGTGCTGCTGGCGGCCCTGCCCGAGGTGCTGCGCTATGTCGCCGGCCCGCTGCAGGCGCTGACCGACGGGCGCCTCGACGCTTCCATCCTGCGCCAGCTGTTCATCGCGCTGGCCATGATCGTCATCATGCTGGTGCGCCCGCGCGGCCTGTGGCCCTCGCCCGAGCACGGCAAGACGCTCCAGCGCAAGGGCGGCGTGCCGGTCGATCCGGCCCATGCCGCCGTGGCGCCGGGCTCGCTGCAGACCCACGCACCGGGCGTCGACACCCCGGCCGACGAGCTGCCCGGTGCGGCCTCGCGTCCCATGTCGATCAATCCGTGA
- a CDS encoding branched-chain amino acid ABC transporter permease, with protein sequence MDHFLQQIINGLVLGSMYALIALGYTMVYGIINLINFAHGEVLMVGALTSWSIIGLMQSSMPGTPGWLILIIALVIACVVAATLNFVIEKVAYRPLRNSPKLAPLITAIGMSILLQTLAMIIWKPTNKAYPTLLPSDPIHIAGAVISPTQVMILGVTAVSLAILMWLVNYTKLGRAMRATAENPRVAALMGIRPDMVISATFIIGAVLAAIAGVMYASNYGIAQHAMGFLPGLKAFTAAVFGGIGNLAGAVVGGLLLGLIEAIGSGYIGTLTGGVLGSNYSDIFAFIVLIVMLTLRPAGLLGERVADRA encoded by the coding sequence ATGGATCATTTTTTACAGCAGATCATCAACGGTCTGGTTCTCGGCAGCATGTACGCCTTGATAGCCTTGGGCTACACCATGGTGTACGGCATCATCAATCTGATCAATTTCGCGCACGGTGAAGTGCTCATGGTGGGGGCGCTCACGAGCTGGTCCATCATCGGGCTCATGCAGTCGTCGATGCCCGGCACGCCGGGCTGGCTGATATTGATCATCGCGCTGGTCATCGCGTGCGTCGTCGCCGCCACGCTGAACTTCGTGATCGAGAAGGTCGCCTACCGGCCGCTGCGCAACTCGCCCAAGCTCGCACCGCTGATCACCGCCATCGGCATGTCGATCCTGCTGCAGACGCTGGCGATGATCATCTGGAAGCCCACCAACAAGGCCTACCCGACCCTGCTGCCCTCGGACCCCATCCACATCGCCGGCGCCGTCATCTCGCCGACGCAGGTGATGATCCTCGGCGTCACCGCGGTCTCGCTGGCCATCCTCATGTGGCTGGTCAATTACACGAAGCTCGGCCGCGCGATGCGCGCCACCGCCGAGAACCCGCGCGTGGCCGCGCTGATGGGCATCCGCCCCGACATGGTCATCTCGGCCACCTTCATCATCGGTGCCGTGCTCGCGGCCATCGCGGGCGTCATGTACGCCTCCAACTACGGCATCGCGCAGCACGCCATGGGCTTTTTGCCCGGCCTCAAGGCCTTCACCGCGGCCGTGTTCGGCGGCATCGGCAACCTCGCGGGCGCGGTCGTCGGCGGCCTGCTGCTGGGGCTCATCGAAGCCATCGGCTCGGGCTACATCGGCACCCTCACCGGTGGCGTGCTCGGCAGCAACTACAGCGACATCTTCGCGTTCATCGTGCTGATCGTGATGCTCACGCTGCGCCCGGCCGGCCTGCTCGGCGAACGCGTGGCCGATCGCGCCTGA